A single region of the Oncorhynchus kisutch isolate 150728-3 linkage group LG30, Okis_V2, whole genome shotgun sequence genome encodes:
- the LOC109874915 gene encoding collagen alpha-1(XVIII) chain isoform X4 produces MALLCLYSLLLLMAPVHGQWWSAFLGKSQEMTTQPLTTVPTTTQVLWTTEGTEVGQVGTQTEVFTTAPVQSTPLQSIQEPAGDGTTEIKPKAKKISLKMWKSRERGSTGHLDLTELIGVPLPPSVSFITGYEGFPAYGFGPDANIGRLTKTFMPDPFFRDFAIIVTIRPSSKQGGVLFAITDAQQKVVQLGLALTPVEDETQRIQLYYTEGGEESSHSQQVASFKLPDMRNKWTRFTLSVQDQEVRLYMDCDDFQAETFHRSSRQLSFEPSSGIFVGNAGGTGLEKFVGSIQQLVIKPDPRAAEEQCEEDDPYASGDGSGDDTLHDRETDDKLMNTERKKETARPEDMLSVPVRAPPTESPELELDEYTVHLTPTNQAHQEMLLEVSHQTEEPGERSGDGRPLSYGQKGEQGEPGPMGPAGPRGPPGPSTPSEDRSGHGQPGPRGPQGPSGAPGVPGKDGQPGRKGEDGDPGQRGPHGFPGLAGEVGVKGDKGDTGVGLPGPPGPPGPLKSHSVPYGEDALGSGFGDLDDTEFIRGSPGPPGPPGQPGPPGPTRFFEASEGLFPGQPGSPGPPGRDGLVGKHGPPGPTGLDGDAGVTGPTGLKGEQGLAGPNGPMGVSGDPGLTGATGPRGLEGKTGDPGPRGLPGPPGPPGGRFFVEDVEGSGKNDMVLGTELKGPQGPPGLPGPAGPKGEDGKDGASGLSVKGEPGASGPEGLQGLAGLPGARGLKGDKGDPGPKGECGPDGHNVPGPPGPPGPPGPIINLQDLLLNNTESMFNITEIRGPPGPMGPEGEPGRAGFPGPRGPKGDSGLPGFQGPPGMKGAKGEAGVTIAADGTVMTSVRGPRGPKGIKGERGFPGAYGVMGPIGPTGQKGEYGFPGRPGRPGMAGKKGDQGDAIGQPGLPGPPGPPGPPGPVTGLNGVNGSKGSSQGGRRNGGAKGEKGEVGLPGMPGEPDDILPEGVVFVPQGEKGDMGYEGMKGDQGEPGLPGPPGLPGRSGLVGPKGESVIGTVGHPGAPGEPGVLGIGRPGSRGPPGPAGPPGPPPVYGSAVSIPGPPGPPGPPGITGYENPVSTYRNTNSLMRESHRAAEGSMAYVSDKGELYVRTRDGWRKVQLGELILVPAESPSSAVSQALSRPGDRTRPHRPHSQELVGTSYVPNYNVLPHTVHSVPALHLVALNAPFSGDMRGIRGADFQCYQQARAMGLTATYRAFLSSHLQDLATIVKKGDRYNMPVINLKGEVIYSSWMNIFSGNGGVFDPSIPIYSFEGRNVMTDPTWPQKLVWHGSSTVGIRMTTNYCEAWRAGDMAVTGQASLLQTGRLLGQHTRSCSNHFIVLCIENSYIDHRRSN; encoded by the exons AGCGTGGCTCTACGGGACACCTAGACCTGACCGAGTTGATCGGAGTgccactccctccctctgtctccttcatCACCGGCTATGAGGGCTTCCCGGCCTACGGCTTCGGGCCTGACGCCAACATCGGACGTCTCACCAAGACCTTCATGCCCGATCCTTTCTTCAGGGACTTTGCCATCATTGTCACCATCAGGCCCAGCAGCAAACAGGGAGGGGTGCTGTTCGCCATCACTGATGCCCAGCAGAAGGTGGTGCAGCTGGGGTTGGCACTGACGCCCGTGGAGGACGAGACCCAGAGGATTCAGCTGTACTACACCGAGGGGGGCGAGGAGTCCTCACATAGCCAACAGGTGGCGTCCTTCAAGTTGCCTGATATGAGGAATAAGTGGACGCGCTTCACTCTGTCGGTGCAGGACCAGGAGGTACGCCTCTATATGGACTGTGATGACTTCCAAGCAGAGACCTTCCACAGGAGCAGCCGCCAGCTCAGCTTTGAACCCAGCTCGGGCATCTTCGTGGGCAATGCTGGAGGAACTGGCCTGGAGAAGTTTGTG GGCTCTATCCAGCAGCTGGTGATCAAGCCGGACCCCAGGGCTGCAGAGGAGCAGTGTGAAGAGGATGATCCCTAT GCTTCTGGGGATGGGAGTGGGGATGACACGTTGCATGACCGTGAAACAGATGACAAGTTGATGAACACGGAACGAAAAAAGGAAACAGCACGG CCAGAGGACATGCTAAGCGTGCCAGTGCGAGCTCCACCCACAGAGTCTCCAGAGTTGGAGCTAGATGAGTACACTGTTCACCTGACCCCCACAAACCAAGCCCATCAGGAGATGCTGCTCGAAG TATCCCACCAAACAGAGGAGCCAGGGGAGAGGTCAGGGGAT GGCAGGCCTCTTAGCTACGGACAGAAAGGAGAGCAAGGAGAGCCTGGGCCTATGGGTCCTGCTGGCCCCCGTGGCCCCCCTGGCCCTTCCACTCCCTCTGAGGATAGGTCTGGACACGGCCAGCCAGGACCAAGGGGCCCTCAGGGGCCTTCAGGGGCCCCTGGGGTGCCAGGGAAGGACGGACAGCCT GGAAGAAAGGGTGAAGATGGAGACCCA GGACAAAGAGGACCTCATGGATTCCCAGGGTTGGCAGGAGAGGTTGGAGTCAAAGGAGATAAG GGGGACACAGGAGTAGGCTTACCGGGGCCTCCAGGCCCTCCCGGACCACTCAAATCTCACAGTGTACCG TATGGAGAGGATGCACTCGGCTCTGGCTTTGGGGACCTTGACGATACAGAATTTATCAGA GGTTCCCCTGGTCCTCCCGGCCCTCCAGGTCAACCTGGCCCGCCTGGTCCCACCCGTTTCTTTGAAGCCTCCGAGGGCTTATTCCCTGGACAACCAGGTTCTCCAGGGCCACCTGGCAGAGACGGCCTTGTTGGGAAACATGGACCACCG GGTCCTACTGGTCTGGATGGGGATGCTGGAGTGACAGGGCCTACAGGTCTGAAG GGTGAACAAGGACTAGCTGGACCAAACGGACCAATG GGTGTATCAGGTGACCCAGGGCTGACAGGAGCTACAGGACCGAGGGGACTAGAGGGGAAGACAGGCGACCCTGGACCGAGGGGGCTGCCTGGCCCCCCCGGACCCCCAGGAGGAAGATTTTTTGTCGAG GATGTAGAGGGGTCTGGGAAGAATGACATGGTCCTTGGCACAGAACTCAAAGGCCCTCAG GGACCTCCTGGTCTCCCTGGCCCTGCAGGACCAAAG GGTGAAGATGGGAAGGATGGGGCTTCTGGGTTGTCAGTGAAG GGTGAGCCTGGTGCTTCTGGACCTGAGGGACTCCAAGGGCTAGCTGGGTTACCAGGCGCCAGG GGATTGAAAGGAGACAAAGGTGATCCAGGACCAAAG GGGGAGTGTGGTCCTGATGGACACAATGTACCTGGTCCTCCTGGTCCTCCTGGCCCTCCAGGACCAATTATCAATCTGCAGGAT CTCCTCCTGAACAATACAGAGAGCATGTTTAACATCACTGAGATACGTGGGCCCCCTGGCCCAATG GGCCCTGAAGGCGAGCCTGGCAGAGCAGGATTCCCT GGCCCAAGAGGACCAAAGGGTGACAGTGGGCTTCCTGGTTTTCAAGGTCCACCAGGAATGAAG GGTGCGAAAGGGGAAGCTGGTGTCACTATCGCTGCCGATGGAACTGTGATGACAAGTGTCAGGGGGCCTCGGGGACCAAAAGGAATCAAG GGTGAGCGTGGCTTCCCTGGAGCTTATGGTGTCATG GGACCAATTGGACCAACTGGACAAAAGGGAGAATACGGGTTCCCTGGTCGACCG GGGCGACCTGGAATGGCAGGGAAGAAGGGAGACCAGGGAGATGCCATTGGTCAACCA GGACTTCCTGGTCCTCCTGGCCCTCCCGGACCCCCAGGACCAGTAACAGGGCTCAACGGA GTTAATGGCAGCAAAGGGTCGTCACAAG GTGGCAGGAGAAACGGAGGTGCTAAAGGGGAAAAGGGAGAGGTTGGACTTCCTGGAATGCCTGGAGAACCAG ATGATATTCTACCAGAAGGCGTTGTA tttgttcctcagggagaaaaaggagaCATGGGCTATGAAGGAATGAAAGGAGACCAGGGTGAACCTGGGTTGCCTGGCCCTCCAGGTCTTCCTGGGAGATCAGGCCTTGTG GGGCCAAAAGGTGAGTCCGTCATTGGCACCGTTGGTCATCCTGGAGCTCCTGGTGAACCAGGGGTTCTTGGCATTGGACGACCAGGCTCTCGGGGGCCCCCTGGCCCTGCCGGACCCCCTGGACCACCCCCTGTCTATGGTTCAG CTGTGAGTATTCCAGGCCCACCTGGGCCTCCCGGTCCTCCTGGGATTACTGGCTATGAAAACCCG gtgtccacatacaggaACACCAACAGTTTGATGAGGGAGAGCCACCGTGCTGCAGAGGGCTCGATGGCATATGTCTCAGACAAGGGAGAACTCTACGTTAGAACTAGAGATGGCTGGCGCAAGGTTCAG CTTGGTGAGCTCATCCTCGTCCCAGCAGAGAGCCCATCCTCTGCAGTGTCCCAGGCCCTGAGCAGACCAGGAGATCGCACCAGACCCCACAGGCCACACAGCCAG GAACTAGTTGGAACTAGCTACGTGCCCAACTATAATGTCCTACCTCATACAGTACACTCAGTACCAGCG CTGCACCTGGTGGCCCTGAATGCTCCGTTCTCTGGGGACATGCGTGGCATCCGGGGAGCAGACTTCCAGTGCTACCAGCAGGCCCGAGCCATGGGTCTCACTGCCACCTACAGAGCCTTCTTGTCCTCACACCTCCAGGACCTGGCCACCATCGTCAAGAAGGGAGACCGCTACAACATGCCCGTCATCAACCTCAAG GGAGAGGTGATCTATAGCAGCTGGATGAACATCTTCTCTGGGAACGGAGGAGTGTTTGACCCATCCATCCCCATCTACTCCTTTGAAGGACGGAACGTCATGACGGACCCTACTTG GCCTCAGAAGCTGGTGTGGCATGGCTCCAGTACGGTGGGCATCCGTATGACCACTAACTACTGTGAGGCGTGGCGGGCGGGTGACATGGCGGTGACGGGCCAGGCTTCGCTCCTCCAGACAGGCAGACTTCTGGGCCAACACACCCGCAGCTGCTCCAACCATTTCATAGTGCTGTGTATCGAGAACAGCTACATTGACCACAGGAGGTCTAATTAA
- the LOC109874915 gene encoding collagen alpha-1(XVIII) chain isoform X8, translated as MIIRMSRWSLVIHLVLMYHFSTAVEVIEERGSTGHLDLTELIGVPLPPSVSFITGYEGFPAYGFGPDANIGRLTKTFMPDPFFRDFAIIVTIRPSSKQGGVLFAITDAQQKVVQLGLALTPVEDETQRIQLYYTEGGEESSHSQQVASFKLPDMRNKWTRFTLSVQDQEVRLYMDCDDFQAETFHRSSRQLSFEPSSGIFVGNAGGTGLEKFVGSIQQLVIKPDPRAAEEQCEEDDPYASGDGSGDDTLHDRETDDKLMNTERKKETARPEDMLSVPVRAPPTESPELELDEYTVHLTPTNQAHQEMLLEVSHQTEEPGERSGDGRPLSYGQKGEQGEPGPMGPAGPRGPPGPSTPSEDRSGHGQPGPRGPQGPSGAPGVPGKDGQPGRKGEDGDPGQRGPHGFPGLAGEVGVKGDKGDTGVGLPGPPGPPGPLKSHSVPYGEDALGSGFGDLDDTEFIRGSPGPPGPPGQPGPPGPTRFFEASEGLFPGQPGSPGPPGRDGLVGKHGPPGPTGLDGDAGVTGPTGLKGEQGLAGPNGPMGVSGDPGLTGATGPRGLEGKTGDPGPRGLPGPPGPPGGRFFVEDVEGSGKNDMVLGTELKGPQGPPGLPGPAGPKGEDGKDGASGLSVKGEPGASGPEGLQGLAGLPGARGLKGDKGDPGPKGECGPDGHNVPGPPGPPGPPGPIINLQDLLLNNTESMFNITEIRGPPGPMGPEGEPGRAGFPGPRGPKGDSGLPGFQGPPGMKGAKGEAGVTIAADGTVMTSVRGPRGPKGIKGERGFPGAYGVMGPIGPTGQKGEYGFPGRPGRPGMAGKKGDQGDAIGQPGLPGPPGPPGPPGPVTGLNGTVFPVRPRPFCKTPVNGSKGSSQGGRRNGGAKGEKGEVGLPGMPGEPDDILPEGVVFVPQGEKGDMGYEGMKGDQGEPGLPGPPGLPGRSGLVGPKGESVIGTVGHPGAPGEPGVLGIGRPGSRGPPGPAGPPGPPPVYGSAVSIPGPPGPPGPPGITGYENPVSTYRNTNSLMRESHRAAEGSMAYVSDKGELYVRTRDGWRKVQLGELILVPAESPSSAVSQALSRPGDRTRPHRPHSQELVGTSYVPNYNVLPHTVHSVPALHLVALNAPFSGDMRGIRGADFQCYQQARAMGLTATYRAFLSSHLQDLATIVKKGDRYNMPVINLKGEVIYSSWMNIFSGNGGVFDPSIPIYSFEGRNVMTDPTWPQKLVWHGSSTVGIRMTTNYCEAWRAGDMAVTGQASLLQTGRLLGQHTRSCSNHFIVLCIENSYIDHRRSN; from the exons AGCGTGGCTCTACGGGACACCTAGACCTGACCGAGTTGATCGGAGTgccactccctccctctgtctccttcatCACCGGCTATGAGGGCTTCCCGGCCTACGGCTTCGGGCCTGACGCCAACATCGGACGTCTCACCAAGACCTTCATGCCCGATCCTTTCTTCAGGGACTTTGCCATCATTGTCACCATCAGGCCCAGCAGCAAACAGGGAGGGGTGCTGTTCGCCATCACTGATGCCCAGCAGAAGGTGGTGCAGCTGGGGTTGGCACTGACGCCCGTGGAGGACGAGACCCAGAGGATTCAGCTGTACTACACCGAGGGGGGCGAGGAGTCCTCACATAGCCAACAGGTGGCGTCCTTCAAGTTGCCTGATATGAGGAATAAGTGGACGCGCTTCACTCTGTCGGTGCAGGACCAGGAGGTACGCCTCTATATGGACTGTGATGACTTCCAAGCAGAGACCTTCCACAGGAGCAGCCGCCAGCTCAGCTTTGAACCCAGCTCGGGCATCTTCGTGGGCAATGCTGGAGGAACTGGCCTGGAGAAGTTTGTG GGCTCTATCCAGCAGCTGGTGATCAAGCCGGACCCCAGGGCTGCAGAGGAGCAGTGTGAAGAGGATGATCCCTAT GCTTCTGGGGATGGGAGTGGGGATGACACGTTGCATGACCGTGAAACAGATGACAAGTTGATGAACACGGAACGAAAAAAGGAAACAGCACGG CCAGAGGACATGCTAAGCGTGCCAGTGCGAGCTCCACCCACAGAGTCTCCAGAGTTGGAGCTAGATGAGTACACTGTTCACCTGACCCCCACAAACCAAGCCCATCAGGAGATGCTGCTCGAAG TATCCCACCAAACAGAGGAGCCAGGGGAGAGGTCAGGGGAT GGCAGGCCTCTTAGCTACGGACAGAAAGGAGAGCAAGGAGAGCCTGGGCCTATGGGTCCTGCTGGCCCCCGTGGCCCCCCTGGCCCTTCCACTCCCTCTGAGGATAGGTCTGGACACGGCCAGCCAGGACCAAGGGGCCCTCAGGGGCCTTCAGGGGCCCCTGGGGTGCCAGGGAAGGACGGACAGCCT GGAAGAAAGGGTGAAGATGGAGACCCA GGACAAAGAGGACCTCATGGATTCCCAGGGTTGGCAGGAGAGGTTGGAGTCAAAGGAGATAAG GGGGACACAGGAGTAGGCTTACCGGGGCCTCCAGGCCCTCCCGGACCACTCAAATCTCACAGTGTACCG TATGGAGAGGATGCACTCGGCTCTGGCTTTGGGGACCTTGACGATACAGAATTTATCAGA GGTTCCCCTGGTCCTCCCGGCCCTCCAGGTCAACCTGGCCCGCCTGGTCCCACCCGTTTCTTTGAAGCCTCCGAGGGCTTATTCCCTGGACAACCAGGTTCTCCAGGGCCACCTGGCAGAGACGGCCTTGTTGGGAAACATGGACCACCG GGTCCTACTGGTCTGGATGGGGATGCTGGAGTGACAGGGCCTACAGGTCTGAAG GGTGAACAAGGACTAGCTGGACCAAACGGACCAATG GGTGTATCAGGTGACCCAGGGCTGACAGGAGCTACAGGACCGAGGGGACTAGAGGGGAAGACAGGCGACCCTGGACCGAGGGGGCTGCCTGGCCCCCCCGGACCCCCAGGAGGAAGATTTTTTGTCGAG GATGTAGAGGGGTCTGGGAAGAATGACATGGTCCTTGGCACAGAACTCAAAGGCCCTCAG GGACCTCCTGGTCTCCCTGGCCCTGCAGGACCAAAG GGTGAAGATGGGAAGGATGGGGCTTCTGGGTTGTCAGTGAAG GGTGAGCCTGGTGCTTCTGGACCTGAGGGACTCCAAGGGCTAGCTGGGTTACCAGGCGCCAGG GGATTGAAAGGAGACAAAGGTGATCCAGGACCAAAG GGGGAGTGTGGTCCTGATGGACACAATGTACCTGGTCCTCCTGGTCCTCCTGGCCCTCCAGGACCAATTATCAATCTGCAGGAT CTCCTCCTGAACAATACAGAGAGCATGTTTAACATCACTGAGATACGTGGGCCCCCTGGCCCAATG GGCCCTGAAGGCGAGCCTGGCAGAGCAGGATTCCCT GGCCCAAGAGGACCAAAGGGTGACAGTGGGCTTCCTGGTTTTCAAGGTCCACCAGGAATGAAG GGTGCGAAAGGGGAAGCTGGTGTCACTATCGCTGCCGATGGAACTGTGATGACAAGTGTCAGGGGGCCTCGGGGACCAAAAGGAATCAAG GGTGAGCGTGGCTTCCCTGGAGCTTATGGTGTCATG GGACCAATTGGACCAACTGGACAAAAGGGAGAATACGGGTTCCCTGGTCGACCG GGGCGACCTGGAATGGCAGGGAAGAAGGGAGACCAGGGAGATGCCATTGGTCAACCA GGACTTCCTGGTCCTCCTGGCCCTCCCGGACCCCCAGGACCAGTAACAGGGCTCAACGGA ACAGTTTTTCCGGTCCGTCCCAGACCGTTCTGCAAAACACCA GTTAATGGCAGCAAAGGGTCGTCACAAG GTGGCAGGAGAAACGGAGGTGCTAAAGGGGAAAAGGGAGAGGTTGGACTTCCTGGAATGCCTGGAGAACCAG ATGATATTCTACCAGAAGGCGTTGTA tttgttcctcagggagaaaaaggagaCATGGGCTATGAAGGAATGAAAGGAGACCAGGGTGAACCTGGGTTGCCTGGCCCTCCAGGTCTTCCTGGGAGATCAGGCCTTGTG GGGCCAAAAGGTGAGTCCGTCATTGGCACCGTTGGTCATCCTGGAGCTCCTGGTGAACCAGGGGTTCTTGGCATTGGACGACCAGGCTCTCGGGGGCCCCCTGGCCCTGCCGGACCCCCTGGACCACCCCCTGTCTATGGTTCAG CTGTGAGTATTCCAGGCCCACCTGGGCCTCCCGGTCCTCCTGGGATTACTGGCTATGAAAACCCG gtgtccacatacaggaACACCAACAGTTTGATGAGGGAGAGCCACCGTGCTGCAGAGGGCTCGATGGCATATGTCTCAGACAAGGGAGAACTCTACGTTAGAACTAGAGATGGCTGGCGCAAGGTTCAG CTTGGTGAGCTCATCCTCGTCCCAGCAGAGAGCCCATCCTCTGCAGTGTCCCAGGCCCTGAGCAGACCAGGAGATCGCACCAGACCCCACAGGCCACACAGCCAG GAACTAGTTGGAACTAGCTACGTGCCCAACTATAATGTCCTACCTCATACAGTACACTCAGTACCAGCG CTGCACCTGGTGGCCCTGAATGCTCCGTTCTCTGGGGACATGCGTGGCATCCGGGGAGCAGACTTCCAGTGCTACCAGCAGGCCCGAGCCATGGGTCTCACTGCCACCTACAGAGCCTTCTTGTCCTCACACCTCCAGGACCTGGCCACCATCGTCAAGAAGGGAGACCGCTACAACATGCCCGTCATCAACCTCAAG GGAGAGGTGATCTATAGCAGCTGGATGAACATCTTCTCTGGGAACGGAGGAGTGTTTGACCCATCCATCCCCATCTACTCCTTTGAAGGACGGAACGTCATGACGGACCCTACTTG GCCTCAGAAGCTGGTGTGGCATGGCTCCAGTACGGTGGGCATCCGTATGACCACTAACTACTGTGAGGCGTGGCGGGCGGGTGACATGGCGGTGACGGGCCAGGCTTCGCTCCTCCAGACAGGCAGACTTCTGGGCCAACACACCCGCAGCTGCTCCAACCATTTCATAGTGCTGTGTATCGAGAACAGCTACATTGACCACAGGAGGTCTAATTAA